From one Paenibacillus terrae HPL-003 genomic stretch:
- a CDS encoding ABC transporter permease: MSSFLTKRLTYMIIILLAASMMIFFLYAMTPGDFISGDLKLSPERKAELREIYGLNKPILERYGSWLWNALHGNFGYSLAQQKPVLTLFNEYIWNSFLLAIVSTFLTWVIAVIMGVVAAYKQYSWFDTLVMVVIFAAMSVPSFFIGLYLIKVAAVDLKWLPPGGMLNTGSNATGMEYVKEVLQHMILPVTVMTLLGLGSLTRYFRSNMIDVIQQDYIRTARAKGLKERKVLFTHALRNALLPAITLIGFELPALFGGSLIIEKIFNWPGIGQLYMLSFSLRDYPLLMGFTMLIAILSVIGTLLSDILYRIADPRVKV; the protein is encoded by the coding sequence ATGAGCTCGTTTTTAACGAAAAGACTGACGTATATGATCATTATTTTATTGGCCGCTTCGATGATGATTTTTTTTCTGTACGCCATGACACCGGGAGATTTCATCAGCGGCGATCTCAAGCTATCGCCAGAGAGGAAGGCGGAGCTGAGGGAAATATACGGACTGAACAAGCCCATTCTGGAACGCTACGGAAGCTGGCTGTGGAATGCGTTGCATGGCAATTTTGGTTATTCACTTGCTCAGCAAAAGCCGGTGCTGACCTTGTTTAATGAATATATCTGGAACTCGTTTTTACTGGCGATTGTATCGACCTTCCTGACGTGGGTGATTGCCGTCATCATGGGTGTGGTTGCTGCTTATAAGCAATATTCGTGGTTCGATACCCTCGTCATGGTGGTGATTTTTGCCGCGATGTCTGTTCCATCTTTTTTTATCGGGCTGTATCTGATCAAAGTTGCAGCGGTCGATCTCAAATGGCTGCCGCCGGGCGGCATGCTCAATACAGGCAGTAACGCTACGGGTATGGAGTATGTGAAGGAGGTCCTCCAGCATATGATCCTGCCAGTGACCGTCATGACGCTGCTGGGACTGGGTTCACTGACCCGTTACTTCCGCAGCAATATGATCGACGTGATCCAGCAGGACTATATCCGTACGGCCCGCGCGAAGGGCTTAAAGGAAAGAAAGGTACTCTTCACGCACGCATTGAGGAATGCGTTGCTGCCTGCAATTACACTGATTGGCTTCGAATTGCCTGCGTTGTTTGGCGGATCGCTTATTATTGAAAAGATTTTCAACTGGCCGGGAATTGGTCAGCTATACATGCTATCCTTTTCGCTTCGGGATTACCCGCTGCTGATGGGCTTTACGATGCTGATTGCCATCTTGAGTGTCATTGGGACGCTGCTGTCCGATATTCTGTATCGTATCGCGGACCCGCGTGTGAAGGTGTAA
- the opp4C gene encoding oligopeptide ABC transporter permease, whose amino-acid sequence MSSVSSNLSKSSGRLQIAKKSSMWRQALRQLFRNKLAMAGLLVVVFMFLLCFIGPLFSPYADNKTNILMMNKAPNIHHWLGTDKLGRDVLTRVMQAGQISLTVGLASMVLSVFLGATLGVISAYFRGIADQIIMRIGDLLLTVPSLPLLFIMGALLSDWKVPPDQRMYIVMLMLSLVNWPGIARMVRGQMLSLREREFMQAATVLGLSNRRKLFKHLFPNIMPLLIVIATLNIGGAILSESVLSFFGLGVLPTTPTWGNMIDAANNVLDFQQRPWMWIPPGLSIFATVIAINIFGDGLRDVLDPKHKR is encoded by the coding sequence ATGTCATCCGTTAGCAGTAATTTGAGTAAAAGCAGCGGGAGACTGCAAATAGCTAAAAAATCTTCAATGTGGCGGCAGGCGCTGCGGCAGCTGTTCAGAAACAAGCTGGCTATGGCCGGACTGCTCGTCGTTGTATTTATGTTTTTGCTATGTTTTATCGGCCCGTTATTTTCTCCCTATGCCGATAACAAGACGAATATATTGATGATGAACAAGGCACCGAATATCCATCACTGGCTGGGAACGGACAAACTGGGACGGGATGTGCTGACCCGTGTGATGCAGGCAGGCCAAATTTCCCTCACCGTGGGATTGGCATCGATGGTGTTGTCTGTCTTTTTGGGAGCTACGCTGGGCGTCATATCGGCGTATTTTCGCGGGATTGCGGATCAGATCATTATGCGGATCGGTGATTTGCTGCTGACCGTTCCGAGTTTGCCGCTGCTGTTCATTATGGGCGCGCTACTGTCCGACTGGAAGGTTCCGCCGGATCAACGTATGTATATCGTCATGCTGATGCTCAGTCTGGTCAATTGGCCAGGGATCGCGCGGATGGTGAGAGGTCAGATGCTTAGTTTGCGGGAGCGTGAATTTATGCAGGCTGCAACGGTGCTGGGACTGTCGAACCGACGCAAGCTGTTCAAGCATCTATTCCCTAATATTATGCCATTGCTGATTGTTATCGCCACTTTGAACATTGGCGGAGCTATCCTGAGTGAATCTGTACTTAGCTTCTTCGGCCTTGGCGTGCTACCTACAACACCGACTTGGGGCAACATGATTGATGCGGCCAACAATGTGCTGGATTTTCAGCAGCGTCCGTGGATGTGGATACCGCCTGGCCTTTCCATTTTTGCTACGGTCATCGCCATTAATATTTTTGGTGATGGACTGCGGGATGTACTTGACCCGAAACATAAGAGGTAG
- a CDS encoding ABC transporter ATP-binding protein, translating to MNNVLSIEHLSTHFYTEEGTVKAVDDISFRVKSGETVCIVGESGCGKSITAMSIMGLIQSPGGKVAGGSIRFEDTDLLGLSRNEMRTIRGHEISMIFQEPMSSLNPVMTIGEQLSEPLLEHLKMGRKEAHKRALELIAQVGISRPEQIMKSYPHELSGGMLQRIMIAIAVSCGPKLLIADEPTTALDVTIQAQILDMLREFKVQSNMSLMLITHDLGVVAEMADYVIVMYAGKIVEEGEVVQLFNHPKHPYTQGLLKSKPVLNQRQKELYSIPGQVPNPLELTTSCYFHDRCGHCMDICRVKEPVLKEVSTQQKASCWLYEEAVVHG from the coding sequence ATGAACAATGTACTTTCGATTGAGCATTTAAGCACTCATTTTTATACAGAAGAAGGCACGGTCAAGGCGGTGGATGATATCAGCTTCCGTGTGAAGTCGGGGGAGACGGTTTGTATTGTCGGAGAATCAGGATGTGGCAAAAGCATCACCGCGATGTCAATCATGGGCCTGATCCAGAGCCCCGGAGGTAAAGTGGCAGGCGGAAGCATCCGTTTTGAGGATACCGATCTGCTGGGACTTAGCAGAAATGAGATGCGCACGATTCGCGGTCATGAGATATCTATGATTTTTCAGGAGCCGATGTCATCGCTGAATCCGGTCATGACTATTGGGGAACAGTTATCCGAGCCGCTGCTCGAGCATTTGAAAATGGGCCGCAAGGAAGCGCACAAGCGGGCGCTGGAGCTAATCGCACAGGTAGGCATTTCCCGACCTGAGCAGATTATGAAAAGCTATCCGCATGAGCTGAGCGGTGGAATGCTACAGCGCATCATGATTGCCATTGCCGTTTCCTGCGGACCCAAGCTACTTATCGCGGATGAGCCGACTACGGCGCTGGACGTAACGATACAGGCGCAAATTCTCGACATGCTGCGTGAATTCAAGGTGCAATCCAATATGTCGCTGATGCTGATCACCCATGATCTGGGCGTTGTTGCAGAAATGGCGGATTACGTGATTGTGATGTACGCAGGCAAGATTGTCGAGGAAGGCGAAGTGGTACAGCTATTTAATCATCCCAAGCATCCTTATACGCAAGGATTGCTAAAATCCAAGCCAGTACTAAATCAGCGTCAAAAGGAGCTGTACTCCATCCCTGGACAAGTGCCTAATCCGCTGGAGCTCACCACATCCTGCTATTTTCATGACCGCTGCGGGCATTGCATGGACATCTGCCGAGTGAAGGAGCCTGTATTAAAAGAAGTTTCAACACAGCAAAAGGCATCCTGCTGGTTATATGAGGAGGCGGTTGTTCATGGCTGA